A section of the Acropora muricata isolate sample 2 chromosome 4, ASM3666990v1, whole genome shotgun sequence genome encodes:
- the LOC136914347 gene encoding tRNA (34-2'-O)-methyltransferase regulator WDR6-like isoform X1 has translation MMTTSRHWKWKKNYLTSPVTSVEFIGSDLVLSGNGPYLTLHSTTDGSVLDSKCLLPKSRIHGIKVEEKRNNLVVIFGQKVIRIVSLEENAPISNNSITAATDILGLPDLIWDAHWLYDERNAPLHVAIATAHNVVWCWEWQKGEQQCVAHCEESCILYSATFYGSQLDHLLLASGTVFNQILLWKVKGKKDELGKTHVIKRLTGHEGVIFSITFNRQGTLLSSVSDDRSIRLWKVTNLQTFDLNGHVEQLTVVYGHTARVWDAKLLESCFVSIGEDLMCNVWDYEGNVIKVHKGHTGRNIWSLAVNQGEDLIATGGGDGSLRLWMLSSPNVSSINTATKTICLPPSNKSLHCEIPPLKCEREDYPRFVCLLDQTNLLVMTNEGCLYKYSWSLSTNVVIGKDDSSSASKDELNVKDHWTMLLKDTNYSSYSVLALSPCHTIIAFGNLHGKIKLQDTDFLYPCVELDAYSSKVHNLIWSDQDYSQRQHLFSCGPDGIITWWNIKTCLDRDPVFEVSVLYSFVLPPAKQRWVSAVVVLPNHGKEQSVGEATLTIESCVVVCGDRKGSLHLFHPKSCVPLNEKPIAPTHSLPAIHGKAGVSCLRSHNNAIYSAGRDGVYRQLQISGNRLEVVDTKKVFKGFDWVEKLLFTNRGDLIIAGFHAAFFVLWSVHRNEILWRVKCGGAHRVWDLAMEQSDLAVSGATLSFIKDSTIHIHKIVFPRDIKKALLKPAFHGREATCICYIDSLVGQQGDSYDVFATGSEDTKIKLMLSNRSAGLVSELFTAHGHISSVRTLNVVKRPLTQASPCSVNDQNGCHLLFSGGGRASLKCWRVDLSVLEVNIDGCHSDKAAFCPMVFLGEYSFQFSNHRRRRKKQDLASLSEIRFMSLTSLCASELTNQYPHDQFVDSCQSLYFVMAACSDGFVRIFAFDEEQKKFSLLAQSQYLKRCVLTINHLIFLERQRPMVILFAGNTAGKIHCWDIAALLFNSVEERCNLLSSLSNIPPGAGTSNHADENSTIVDNNEGNAFQRDTVVNHGCKESDIKISVGEKTDKEDDAYILMNEPSKAPNKATVKVFPDDETSHAFFEEQSGHSCIPLVRGFLDPPKHVFQAHQSGINAMSITRTQVPGQYLMVSGGDDSALYAAEFSFVVGNDNVIKIDVTREASRASAHTSSVTGVKTLKNGLIVSSSVDQRIVVWELVSEKQDSSTFSFQQCAVEMVDVADVQDLEVWGERDGKIEAAVCGVGLQTLQLVTDL, from the exons ATGATGACAACTTCACGCCACTGGAAATGGAAAAAGAATTATCTGACTTCTCCAGTGACAAGTGTTGAATTCATAGGTTCGGATCTAGTTCTTTCAG GAAATGGGCCATACTTGACATTGCACTCAACAACAGATGGTTCTGTGTTGGACAGCAAGTGCCTTCTACCAAAATCAAGGATACATGGAATTAAAG TTgaagaaaaacgaaacaatCTTGTGGTGATTTTTGGCCAGAAGGTCATCAGAATTGTCAGCTTGGAAGAGAATGCCCCAATTTCTAATAACAG TATAACTGCAGCAACAGATATCCTTGGTCTCCCTGATCTGATTTGGGATGCTCATTGGCTGTATGATGAAAGAAATGCTCCACTTCATGTTGCTATAGCAACAGCTCATAATGTTGTTTGGTGTTGGGAGTGGCAGAAAGGTGAACAGCAGTGTGTGGCACATTGCGAAGAATCCTGTATATT ATATTCAGCTACTTTCTATGGCTCACAGTTAGATCATCTACTCCTTGCCTCTGGGACTGTCTTTAATCAAATTCTTTTATGGAAAGTGAAAGGCAAAAAGGATGAACTTGGCAAAACGCATGTCATAAAGAGATTAACAGGCCATGAAGGTGTCATATTCTCGATAACCTTCAACAGGCAAGGAACACTTCTCAGCTCTGTTTCAGACGACAGAAGCATACGGTTGTGGAAAGTTACAAATTTACAGACTTTTGATTTAAATGGTCATGTTGAACAATTGACTGTTGTGTATGGCCATACAGCTCGGGTATGGGATGCTAAGCTATTGGAGTCTTGCTTTGTTAGTATTGGAGAAGATTTAATGTGTAATGTATGGGATTATGAAGGAAATGTTATCAAGGTTCACAAGGGGCATACAG GTCGTAATATTTGGAGTCTGGCTGTCAATCAAGGTGAAGATCTCATTGCTACTGGTGGGGGAGATGGAAGTTTAAGACTTTGGATGCTATCTAGTCCTAATGTCAGCAGTATTAACACTGCAACCAAAACGATTTGTTTGCCACCATCAAATAAATCACTGCACTGTGAAATTCCTCCATTGAAGTGTGAAAGGGAAGATTATCCACGATTTGTCTGCCTTCTTGACCAGACCAATCTATTGGTTATGACAAATGAGGG GTGTTTGTACAAATATAGTTGGTCATTAAGTACAAATGTTGTTATCGGGAAAGACGATTCTTCTTCAGCGTCAAAAGATGAATTAAACGTGAAAGATCATTGGACAATGTTGCTCAAAGACACCAACTACTCCTCTTACAGTGTTTTGGCTTTGTCACCATGCCATACTATTATAGCATTTGGGAATTTACATGGGAAAATCAAGCTCCAAGACACTG ATTTCCTTTATCCTTGTGTAGAACTGGATGCTTACTCAAGCAAAGTTCACAATTTAATTTGGAGCGATCAGGATTACAGTCAGCGCCAACACCTTTTCTCTTGTGGACCAGATGGAATAATCACTTGGTGGAACATAAAGACATGTCTTGACCGAGACCCTGTCTTTGAGGTTTCTGTCCTCTATTCTTTTGTCTTACCCCCCGCCAAGCAGCGTTGGGTATCAGCTGTAGTAGTCCTTCCAAATCATGGCAAAGAGCAAAGTGTTGGCGAAGCTACATTGACTATTGAGTCTTGTGTAGTTGTATGTGGTGATAGAAAGGGGTCCTTGCACTTGTTTCATCCTAAAAGTTGTGTTCCATTGAATGAAAAG CCTATTGCACCGACACATTCTCTTCCTGCGATTCATGGCAAAGCAGGGGTAAGCTGCCTGCGTAGTCACAACAACGCCATCTATTCAGCAGGAAGGGATGGAGTCTACAGACAGCTTCAAATTAGCGGCAACAGACTGGAGGTTGTCGACACTAAGAAG GTTTTTAAAGGTTTTGACTGGGTGGAGAAACTGTTATTCACGAACAGAGGAGATCTAATTATTGCTGGTTTTCATGCT GCTTTCTTTGTTCTGTGGAGCGTCCATCGAAACGAAATCCTATGGCGAGTGAAATGCGGTGGAGCCCATAGAGTCTGGGATCTAGCTATGGAACAATCG GATTTGGCAGTTTCTGGAGCGACGCTTTCCTTTATTAAGGATTCCACAATTCACATTCACAAGATTGTTTTTCCCAGGGATATTAAAAAAGCTCTTTTGAAG CCGGCCTTTCATGGGCGCGAAGCAACCTGCATCTGCTACATAGACTCCCTTGTGGGACAACAAG GAGACAGCTATGATGTATTTGCCACGGGAAGTGAAGATACTAAAATCAAATTGATGCTTT CAAACCGTTCTGCTGGCCTGGTCTCAGAATTGTTTACTGCGCATGGTCATATTTCAAGTGTACGGACATTGAACGTGGTTAAACGCCCGCTCACGCAGGCTTCACCGTGTAGCGTTAACGACCAGAACGGCTGCCATCTTCTATTTTCTGGCGGGGGTCGTGCTTCTCTGAAATGTTGGCGCGTCGACTTGTCAGTCTTAGAAGTGAACATTGATGGTTGCCATAGCGATAAAGCGGCGTTCTGTCCCATGGTTTTTCTCGGGGAATATTCGTTTCAATTCAGCAATCACCGACGACGACGGAAGAAACAGGACTTAGCGTCGTTATCAGAGATAAGGTTTATGTCTTTGACATCGCTTTGTGCTTCAGAGCTTACAAACCAGTATCCACATGATCAGTTCGTTGACAGTTGTCAATCATTGTACTTTGTCATGGCAGCATGCTCTGATGGGTTTGTAAG GATCTTCGCTTTTGATGAAGAACAGAAGAAGTTCTCTCTTTTGGCTCAGTCACAGTACCTCAAGCGTTGCGTCCTCACAATAAATCACTTGATTTTCCTGGAGAGGCAAAGACCGATGGTCATCCTGTTTGCGGGAAATACTGCTGGAAAGATTCATTGTTGGGATATCGCTGCGTTGCTGTTTAATAGTGTTGAAGAGCGCTGCAACTTACTTTCATCCCTGTCTAATATACCTCCGGGAGCGGGAACTTCTAACCATGCTGACGAGAATTCAACTATTGTTGACAATAACGAAGGAAATGCTTTCCAAAGAGATACTGTTGTTAACCATGGATGTAAAGAGTCGGATATTAAAATTAGTGTTGGTGAAAAAACAGATAAAGAAGATGACGCATATATTTTAATGAATGAACCATCTAAAGCGCCAAACAAAGCCACTGTTAAGGTGTTTCCCGATGACGAAACGTCCCACGCATTCTTTGAAGAGCAAAGCGGTCACTCCTGTATACCTCTGGTGCGGGGATTTCTTGACCCTCCCAAGCACGTGTTTCAAGCGCACCAGTCTGGCATCAATGCTATGTCGATCACTAGAACTCAAG TCCCAGGGCAGTATTTAATGGTCAGCGGTGGTGATGACAGCGCACTCTACGCCGCAGAATTTAGCTTTGTCGTCGGCAACGATAACGTCATCAAGATTGACGTGACACGTGAGGCATCTCGCGCGTCAGCTCATACGTCATCAGTAACAG GCGTGAAGACTTTGAAGAATGGACTGATCGTCTCTTCATCTGTTGATCAACGGATTGTTGTCTGGGAGTTAGTCAGTGAGAAACAG GACTCCTCAACCTTTTCTTTCCAACAATGCGCTGTGGAAATGGTGGATGTGGCCGATGTTCAAGACCTAGAAGTCTGGGGCGAGAG GGATGGTAAAATAGAAGCAGCTGTTTGTGGAGTTGGTCTTCAAACATTGCAACTTGTGACAGACCTCTGA
- the LOC136914347 gene encoding tRNA (34-2'-O)-methyltransferase regulator WDR6-like isoform X2, which translates to MMTTSRHWKWKKNYLTSPVTSVEFIGSDLVLSGNGPYLTLHSTTDGSVLDSKCLLPKSRIHGIKVEEKRNNLVVIFGQKVIRIVSLEENAPISNNSITAATDILGLPDLIWDAHWLYDERNAPLHVAIATAHNVVWCWEWQKGEQQCVAHCEESCILYSATFYGSQLDHLLLASGTVFNQILLWKVKGKKDELGKTHVIKRLTGHEGVIFSITFNRQGTLLSSVSDDRSIRLWKVTNLQTFDLNGHVEQLTVVYGHTARVWDAKLLESCFVSIGEDLMCNVWDYEGNVIKVHKGHTGRNIWSLAVNQGEDLIATGGGDGSLRLWMLSSPNVSSINTATKTICLPPSNKSLHCEIPPLKCEREDYPRFVCLLDQTNLLVMTNEGCLYKYSWSLSTNVVIGKDDSSSASKDELNVKDHWTMLLKDTNYSSYSVLALSPCHTIIAFGNLHGKIKLQDTDFLYPCVELDAYSSKVHNLIWSDQDYSQRQHLFSCGPDGIITWWNIKTCLDRDPVFEVSVLYSFVLPPAKQRWVSAVVVLPNHGKEQSVGEATLTIESCVVVCGDRKGSLHLFHPKSCVPLNEKPIAPTHSLPAIHGKAGVSCLRSHNNAIYSAGRDGVYRQLQISGNRLEVVDTKKVFKGFDWVEKLLFTNRGDLIIAGFHAAFFVLWSVHRNEILWRVKCGGAHRVWDLAMEQSDLAVSGATLSFIKDSTIHIHKIVFPRDIKKALLKPAFHGREATCICYIDSLVGQQGDSYDVFATGSEDTKIKLMLSNRSAGLVSELFTAHGHISSVRTLNVVKRPLTQASPCSVNDQNGCHLLFSGGGRASLKCWRVDLSVLEVNIDGCHSDKAAFCPMVFLGEYSFQFSNHRRRRKKQDLASLSEIRFMSLTSLCASELTNQYPHDQFVDSCQSLYFVMAACSDGFVRIFAFDEEQKKFSLLAQSQYLKRCVLTINHLIFLERQRPMVILFAGNTAGKIHCWDIAALLFNSVEERCNLLSSLSNIPPGAGTSNHADENSTIVDNNEGNAFQRDTVVNHGCKESDIKISVGEKTDKEDDAYILMNEPSKAPNKATVKVFPDDETSHAFFEEQSGHSCIPLVRGFLDPPKHVFQAHQSGINAMSITRTQGQYLMVSGGDDSALYAAEFSFVVGNDNVIKIDVTREASRASAHTSSVTGVKTLKNGLIVSSSVDQRIVVWELVSEKQDSSTFSFQQCAVEMVDVADVQDLEVWGERDGKIEAAVCGVGLQTLQLVTDL; encoded by the exons ATGATGACAACTTCACGCCACTGGAAATGGAAAAAGAATTATCTGACTTCTCCAGTGACAAGTGTTGAATTCATAGGTTCGGATCTAGTTCTTTCAG GAAATGGGCCATACTTGACATTGCACTCAACAACAGATGGTTCTGTGTTGGACAGCAAGTGCCTTCTACCAAAATCAAGGATACATGGAATTAAAG TTgaagaaaaacgaaacaatCTTGTGGTGATTTTTGGCCAGAAGGTCATCAGAATTGTCAGCTTGGAAGAGAATGCCCCAATTTCTAATAACAG TATAACTGCAGCAACAGATATCCTTGGTCTCCCTGATCTGATTTGGGATGCTCATTGGCTGTATGATGAAAGAAATGCTCCACTTCATGTTGCTATAGCAACAGCTCATAATGTTGTTTGGTGTTGGGAGTGGCAGAAAGGTGAACAGCAGTGTGTGGCACATTGCGAAGAATCCTGTATATT ATATTCAGCTACTTTCTATGGCTCACAGTTAGATCATCTACTCCTTGCCTCTGGGACTGTCTTTAATCAAATTCTTTTATGGAAAGTGAAAGGCAAAAAGGATGAACTTGGCAAAACGCATGTCATAAAGAGATTAACAGGCCATGAAGGTGTCATATTCTCGATAACCTTCAACAGGCAAGGAACACTTCTCAGCTCTGTTTCAGACGACAGAAGCATACGGTTGTGGAAAGTTACAAATTTACAGACTTTTGATTTAAATGGTCATGTTGAACAATTGACTGTTGTGTATGGCCATACAGCTCGGGTATGGGATGCTAAGCTATTGGAGTCTTGCTTTGTTAGTATTGGAGAAGATTTAATGTGTAATGTATGGGATTATGAAGGAAATGTTATCAAGGTTCACAAGGGGCATACAG GTCGTAATATTTGGAGTCTGGCTGTCAATCAAGGTGAAGATCTCATTGCTACTGGTGGGGGAGATGGAAGTTTAAGACTTTGGATGCTATCTAGTCCTAATGTCAGCAGTATTAACACTGCAACCAAAACGATTTGTTTGCCACCATCAAATAAATCACTGCACTGTGAAATTCCTCCATTGAAGTGTGAAAGGGAAGATTATCCACGATTTGTCTGCCTTCTTGACCAGACCAATCTATTGGTTATGACAAATGAGGG GTGTTTGTACAAATATAGTTGGTCATTAAGTACAAATGTTGTTATCGGGAAAGACGATTCTTCTTCAGCGTCAAAAGATGAATTAAACGTGAAAGATCATTGGACAATGTTGCTCAAAGACACCAACTACTCCTCTTACAGTGTTTTGGCTTTGTCACCATGCCATACTATTATAGCATTTGGGAATTTACATGGGAAAATCAAGCTCCAAGACACTG ATTTCCTTTATCCTTGTGTAGAACTGGATGCTTACTCAAGCAAAGTTCACAATTTAATTTGGAGCGATCAGGATTACAGTCAGCGCCAACACCTTTTCTCTTGTGGACCAGATGGAATAATCACTTGGTGGAACATAAAGACATGTCTTGACCGAGACCCTGTCTTTGAGGTTTCTGTCCTCTATTCTTTTGTCTTACCCCCCGCCAAGCAGCGTTGGGTATCAGCTGTAGTAGTCCTTCCAAATCATGGCAAAGAGCAAAGTGTTGGCGAAGCTACATTGACTATTGAGTCTTGTGTAGTTGTATGTGGTGATAGAAAGGGGTCCTTGCACTTGTTTCATCCTAAAAGTTGTGTTCCATTGAATGAAAAG CCTATTGCACCGACACATTCTCTTCCTGCGATTCATGGCAAAGCAGGGGTAAGCTGCCTGCGTAGTCACAACAACGCCATCTATTCAGCAGGAAGGGATGGAGTCTACAGACAGCTTCAAATTAGCGGCAACAGACTGGAGGTTGTCGACACTAAGAAG GTTTTTAAAGGTTTTGACTGGGTGGAGAAACTGTTATTCACGAACAGAGGAGATCTAATTATTGCTGGTTTTCATGCT GCTTTCTTTGTTCTGTGGAGCGTCCATCGAAACGAAATCCTATGGCGAGTGAAATGCGGTGGAGCCCATAGAGTCTGGGATCTAGCTATGGAACAATCG GATTTGGCAGTTTCTGGAGCGACGCTTTCCTTTATTAAGGATTCCACAATTCACATTCACAAGATTGTTTTTCCCAGGGATATTAAAAAAGCTCTTTTGAAG CCGGCCTTTCATGGGCGCGAAGCAACCTGCATCTGCTACATAGACTCCCTTGTGGGACAACAAG GAGACAGCTATGATGTATTTGCCACGGGAAGTGAAGATACTAAAATCAAATTGATGCTTT CAAACCGTTCTGCTGGCCTGGTCTCAGAATTGTTTACTGCGCATGGTCATATTTCAAGTGTACGGACATTGAACGTGGTTAAACGCCCGCTCACGCAGGCTTCACCGTGTAGCGTTAACGACCAGAACGGCTGCCATCTTCTATTTTCTGGCGGGGGTCGTGCTTCTCTGAAATGTTGGCGCGTCGACTTGTCAGTCTTAGAAGTGAACATTGATGGTTGCCATAGCGATAAAGCGGCGTTCTGTCCCATGGTTTTTCTCGGGGAATATTCGTTTCAATTCAGCAATCACCGACGACGACGGAAGAAACAGGACTTAGCGTCGTTATCAGAGATAAGGTTTATGTCTTTGACATCGCTTTGTGCTTCAGAGCTTACAAACCAGTATCCACATGATCAGTTCGTTGACAGTTGTCAATCATTGTACTTTGTCATGGCAGCATGCTCTGATGGGTTTGTAAG GATCTTCGCTTTTGATGAAGAACAGAAGAAGTTCTCTCTTTTGGCTCAGTCACAGTACCTCAAGCGTTGCGTCCTCACAATAAATCACTTGATTTTCCTGGAGAGGCAAAGACCGATGGTCATCCTGTTTGCGGGAAATACTGCTGGAAAGATTCATTGTTGGGATATCGCTGCGTTGCTGTTTAATAGTGTTGAAGAGCGCTGCAACTTACTTTCATCCCTGTCTAATATACCTCCGGGAGCGGGAACTTCTAACCATGCTGACGAGAATTCAACTATTGTTGACAATAACGAAGGAAATGCTTTCCAAAGAGATACTGTTGTTAACCATGGATGTAAAGAGTCGGATATTAAAATTAGTGTTGGTGAAAAAACAGATAAAGAAGATGACGCATATATTTTAATGAATGAACCATCTAAAGCGCCAAACAAAGCCACTGTTAAGGTGTTTCCCGATGACGAAACGTCCCACGCATTCTTTGAAGAGCAAAGCGGTCACTCCTGTATACCTCTGGTGCGGGGATTTCTTGACCCTCCCAAGCACGTGTTTCAAGCGCACCAGTCTGGCATCAATGCTATGTCGATCACTAGAACTCAAG GGCAGTATTTAATGGTCAGCGGTGGTGATGACAGCGCACTCTACGCCGCAGAATTTAGCTTTGTCGTCGGCAACGATAACGTCATCAAGATTGACGTGACACGTGAGGCATCTCGCGCGTCAGCTCATACGTCATCAGTAACAG GCGTGAAGACTTTGAAGAATGGACTGATCGTCTCTTCATCTGTTGATCAACGGATTGTTGTCTGGGAGTTAGTCAGTGAGAAACAG GACTCCTCAACCTTTTCTTTCCAACAATGCGCTGTGGAAATGGTGGATGTGGCCGATGTTCAAGACCTAGAAGTCTGGGGCGAGAG GGATGGTAAAATAGAAGCAGCTGTTTGTGGAGTTGGTCTTCAAACATTGCAACTTGTGACAGACCTCTGA